One window of the Trifolium pratense cultivar HEN17-A07 linkage group LG2, ARS_RC_1.1, whole genome shotgun sequence genome contains the following:
- the LOC123905651 gene encoding L10-interacting MYB domain-containing protein-like has product MAGHITRSRRLATLQLEQSRAKWTASLTKTLADLMVDQVHKGNKQNNSFNKKAWKYICDGFYNKTGLKWDKEQLKNRHSVLRRQYATVKSILDQGDFIWDEVTGFIRADDEIWEEYIKNHPDAETVKSGGCPIFNELCTIFAEPATNGKHEYLAASDGEHTPTAPCPEFLSTHQEEESSETEDDEDGNDPQTVQPTATYSSRKRGRKGVDNAIADAILEMASASKMRAAAIEQLNSKYSVADCIKYLDLMQDVDQQLYFSALDLFNNPNAREVFLSLKEDKRLTWLHRRCAVVYNR; this is encoded by the exons ATGGCAGGCCATATTACAAGGTCAAGAAGGCTAGCAACGTTGCAGCTGGAACAATCAAGGGCTAAGTGGACAGCATCACTCACTAAGACACTTGCAGACCTGATGGTTGACCAAGTACACAAAGGGAATAAACAAAACAATTCATTCAATAAGAAAGCATGGAAATATATTTGTGATGGATTTTACAACAAAACAGGTCTGAAATGGGATAAGGAACAACTCAAAAATCGACATTCAGTGTTGAGGAGGCAGTATGCTACTGTGAAGTCCATTCTTGATCAAGGGGACTTTATTTGGGATGAAGTCACAGGATTTATAAGGGCGGATGATGAAATTTGGGAAGAATACATCAAG AACCATCCGGATGCCGAGACTGTAAAAAGTGGCGGCTGCCCAATCTTTAATGAGCTATGTACAATATTCGCTGAGCCAGCAACCAATGGAAAGCATGAATATTTAGCTGCATCTGACGGGGAACATACACCTACCGCTCCTTGTCCAGAGTTCTTGAGCACACATCAGGAGGAGGAGTCATCTGAAACTGAGGACGATGAAGATGGAAATGACCCTCAAACAGTTCAACCTACAGCAACTTATAGCAGTCGGAAAAGAGGACGTAAAGGAGTTGATAATGCTATTGCAGACGCTATATTGGAGATGGCATCTGCTTCAAAGATGAGGGCAGCTGCCATAGAACAACTTAACTCTAAATACAGCGTAGCTGACTGTATTAAGTACTTAGATTTGATGCAAGATGTTGATCAACAACTATATTTTTCTGCTCTAGATCTTTTCAATAATCCCAATGCTAGGGAGGTATTTTTGTCTCTAAAAGAGGATAAACGATTAACTTGGTTGCACCGCAGGTGTGCTGTTGTATACAATAgatag
- the LOC123905649 gene encoding 3-dehydroquinate synthase, chloroplastic yields the protein MASTSTNISLSPSLKQPIHLSSLQNPKFLHPHSLFCNPTNHFPKISSLSTPLKSPICASSSQLMDPFSAKIEPGVPTIVNVDLGNRSYPIYIGSGLLNKPELLQRHVHGKKVLIVTNTTIAPLYLDKVVEALTSGNPNVSVESVILPDGEQYKDMDTLMKVFDKAIESRLDRRCTFVALGGGVIGDMCGFAAAAFLRGVNFIQIPTTVMAQVDSSVGGKTGINHPLGKNLIGAFYQPQCVLIDTDTLDTLPERELASGFAEVIKYGLIRDTEFFEWQEKNMHALMARDPNALAYAIKRSCENKAEVVSLDEREGGVRATLNLGHTFGHAIETSVGYGHWLHGEAVAAGTVMAVDMSYRLGWIDDSIVKRVSDILKQAKLPIVPPEMMTVDMFKSVMAVDKKVADGLLRLILLKGPLGNCVFTGDYDRKALDDTLRAFCKS from the exons ATGGCTTCCACATCAACCAACATCTCTTTATCCCCATCCCTCAAACAACCCATTCATCTCTCTTCCCTTCAAAATCCTAAATTTCTCCATCCTCACTCCTTATTCTGCAACCCCACCAACCATTTTCCTAAAATTTCATCTCTTTCTACACCTCTTAAGTCACCAATATGTGCTAGTTCTTCTCAACTCATGGACCCCTTTTCAGCAAAAATTGAACCTGGGGTTCCCACCATTGTCAACGTTGATTTGGGTAATCGGAGTTATCCTATTTACATCGGATCCGGATTGCTCAATAAACCAGAGCTTCTTCAAAG GCATGTCCATGGGAAGAAGGTTCTTATTGTCACTAACACTACGATTGCACCTTTGTATCTAGACAAGGTTGTTGAGGCTTTAACAAGTGGAAACCCAAATGTTTCTGTTGAGAGTGTAATTTTACCGGATGGTGAGCAGTACAAGGACATG GATACTcttatgaaagtgtttgacaaggCCATTGAGTCTCGATTGGACCGGCGGTGTACTTTTGTTGCCCTTGGAGGTGGTGTAATTGGTGACATGTGTGGCTTTGCTGCCGCTGCATTCCTACGTGGTGTTAATTTTATTCAGATTCCAACCACTGTTATGGCACAG GTTGATTCTTCGGTTGGTGGCAAAACTGGGATAAACCATCCCCTTGGGAAGAACCTGATTGGTGCTTTTTACCAACCTCAATGTGTGCTTATCGACACAGACACATTAGATACATTACCAGAGAGGGAACTAGCATCAGGGTTTGCAGAGGTTATTAAGTACGGGCTCATTAGGGATACAGAATTTTTTGAGTGGCAAGAGAAAAATATGCACGCATTAATGGCTAG AGATCCTAATGCATTGGCATATGCTATAAAGCGATCGTGTGAAAACAAGGCCGAGGTTGTGTCCTTGGATGAGAGAGAAGGTGGAGTCAGGGCAACATTGAACTTGGGTCATACATTTGGTCAT GCAATAGAAACTAGCGTTGGCTATGGCCATTGGCTTCATGGAGAGGCTGTTGCAGCTGGCACg GTAATGGCTGTTGATATGTCATATCGCCTAGGTTGGATTGATGATTCTATTGTGAAGCGAGTTAGTGACATTTTGAAACAGGCTAAGTTACCTATTGTGCCTCCTGAAATGATGACCGTGGACATGTTTAAATCTGTCATGGCG GTTGATAAGAAGGTAGCAGATGGATTGCTGAGACTTATCCTTCTAAAGGGTCCTCTAGGAAATTGCGTCTTCACAGGGGATTATGACAGGAAGGCTCTAGATGATACACTTCGTGCATTCTGTAAATCTTga
- the LOC123904222 gene encoding protein IQ-DOMAIN 22-like — protein MNICRGLKNSCDHKPPKEKHRWSFVKSYREEEQQHSSQVHVLDDKQAIAVAAAAVVSSNGIVRIREQWAAVKIQSIFRGSKKGALSIKRAGEVSGIGERGHIQRKRMAECLEKMHSLLRAQARYNAARTHQTSHSNVKSEESPVRSRSPFTPRSDGSRNYLRDYSHSPSYMAHTESSKAKHRSLSTPKQRPQTKMMFCHNLFHHNTSKQIACY, from the exons ATGAATATTTGCCGCGGTCTCAAAAACTCTTGCGATCACAAACCACCTAAGGAAAAACATCGATGGAGTTTCGTCAAATCATACAgagaagaagaacaacaacacAGCAGCCAGGTACACGTCCTGGACGACAAACAAGCCATCGCTGTCGCTGCTGCTGCCGTTGTTAGCAGTAACGGAATCGTCAGGATACGCGAACAATGGGCGGCCGTTAAGATCCAATCCATTTTTCGAGGAA GCAAGAAAGGCGCTCTGAGCATTAAAAGGGCTGGTGAAGTTTCAGGCATTGGTGAGAGAGGTCACATTCAGCGGAAACGAATGGCAGAGTGCCTCGAAAAAATGCATTCACTTTTACGGGCACAGGCACGATATAATGCAGCGCGGACTCACCAAACCTCACACTCTAATGTAAAATCTGAAGAAAGTCCTGTTAGATCTAGAAGCCCTTTTACTCCTAGAAGTGATGGTTCAAGAAACTACCTTAGAGACTATTCTCATTCCCCAAGTTACATGGCTCATACAGAATCATCAAAGGCAAAACATAGATCTTTGAGTACACCAAAGCAAAGGCCTCAAACGAAGATGATGTTCTGCCATAATTTGTTCCACCATAATACTTCAAAACAGATAGCATGTTATTAG
- the LOC123905652 gene encoding rac-like GTP-binding protein RHO1 → MSASRFIKCVTVGDGAVGKTCLLISYTSNTFPTDYVPTVFDNFSANVVVNGAIVNLGLWDTAGQEDYNRLRPLSYRGADVFILAFSLISKASYENVSKKWIPELKHYAPGVPIVLVGTKLDLRDDKQFCIDHPGAVPITTAQGEELRKLINAPAYIECSSKSQENVKAVFDAAIRVVLQPPKQKKKKGGKAQKACSIL, encoded by the exons ATGAGCGCTTCTAGGTTTATTAAATGTGTCACTGTTGGTGATGGAGCTGTTGGCAAAACTTGTTTGCTTATTTCTTACACCAGCAATACTTTCCCTACG GATTATGTGCCAACAGTTTTTGACAATTTCAGTGCAAATGTGGTTGTTAATGGAGCCATTGTCAATCTGGGTTTGTGGGATACTGCTG GACAAGAGGATTATAACAGATTAAGACCTTTGAGTTACCGTGGTGCCGATGTTTTCATATTGGCTTTCTCTCTCATAAGCAAGGCCAGTTATGAAAATGTCTCTAAAAAG TGGATTCCAGAGTTGAAGCATTATGCACCTGGTGTCCCCATAGTTCTGGTTGGCACAAAGCTTG ACCTTCGGGATGATAAGCAGTTCTGCATAGACCATCCTGGTGCAGTTCCCATTACCACAGCTCAG GGAGAAGAGCTGAGGAAGCTGATTAATGCACCAGCTTACATTGAATGCAGCTCAAAATCACAGGAG AACGTGAAGGCAGTGTTTGACGCGGCCATAAGAGTTGTCCTTCAACCACCAAAgcagaagaaaaagaaggggGGTAAAGCACAAAAGGCCTGTTCAATATTGTAA